In Fundulus heteroclitus isolate FHET01 unplaced genomic scaffold, MU-UCD_Fhet_4.1 scaffold_46, whole genome shotgun sequence, a single window of DNA contains:
- the LOC110367908 gene encoding gastrula zinc finger protein XlCGF57.1 isoform X1, translated as MKEEEPEPQGIKEEQLGLCIFPDEEQLVKQETDTFVGFSACDKLFQVEPEQQQMNVTKEEPEPVQIKEEHGDLWSNEDEEQLVVKQEADTFKVTPLDLKYDTNEPEEKMNQLVNADSPEGEKQHQQDNNQEESGSNTDEELKHKKRREKTKDHSDGSKLKRHKTNKPCEACGKCFTKCRCLTNQIRKNRGEKSLLCVLCGKGFLSQSNLNIHMRAHTGEKPFSCPTCAKGFSTKGYLNIHIRIHTGEKPYTCEMCAKSFSCSNHLSCHMRMHTGEKPFSCPTCAKGFSTNGYLSKHIRTHMGEKPYACGMCDKSFSLGSNLARHMRIHTGEKPFSCPTCAKEFSLKGSLSKHIRTHTGEKPYACGMCDKCFSCSSHLACHMRIHTGEKPYHCQVCDKSFSAGSYLARHMRTHTGEKPFSCPTCGKQFSHRSNLITHTRTHTGNKPYACGMCDKSFSDGSSLAGHMRMHTGEKPFSCPTCEKAFSLKGSLSRHIRTHTGEKPYHCKLCDKSFTSSNSRLTHMRTHTSEKPYHCKVCNKPFRTGSNLTVHMRTHTGEKPFSCPTCGKEFSHRGNLITHIRTHTGVKPYNGEMCYKSFSIGSHLASHMRTHTSEKPFSCPTCAKEFSHKCSLSKHIRTHTGEKPFHCKVCNKSFTSSSSRIQHMRTHR; from the coding sequence ATGAAAGaggaagaaccagaacctcaaGGAATTAAAGAAGAACAGCTTGGACTGTGTATCTTTCCAGATGAAGAGCAACTTGTTAAGCAGGAGACAGATACCTTTGTAGGGTTTTCTGCTTGTGACAAACTATTTCAAGTTGAACCTGAACAGCAACAGATGAACGTGACaaaggaggaaccagaacctgtaCAGATTAAAGAGGAACATGGGGATCTCTGGAGTAATGAGGATGAGGAGCAGCTTGTAGTGAAGCAGGAGGCTGACACCTTTAAGGTGACTCCTCTGGAtttaaaatatgacacaaatgAACCAGAAGAGAAAATGAACCAACTTGTCAATGCAGACTCCCCTGAAGGTGAGAAGCAACATCAGCAGGATAATAATCAAGAAGAGTCAGGATCAAACACAGATGAAGAGCTAAAGCATAAAAAGAGACGAGAGAAAACCAAAGATCACAGTGATGGTTCAAAACTAAAAAGACATAAGACCAATAAACCTTGTGAAGCATGTGGTAAATGTTTCACCAAGTGTAGATGTTTGACTAATcaaattaggaaaaatagagGAGAGAAATCTTTACTGTGTGTGCTTTGTGGAAAAGGTTTCCTCAGtcaaagtaatttaaatatCCACATGAGAGCCCACACAGGGgagaagcctttctcttgtCCAACTTGTGCAAAAGGGTTTTCCACTAAAGGTTACCTGAACATTCACATAAGAATTCATACAGGTGAAAAGCCGTACACATGTGAAATGTGTGCTAAATCTTTTAGCTGCAGTAATCATCTGTCTTGTCACATGAGAATGCACACAGGGGAGAAGCCTTTCTCCTGTCCCACTTGTGCAAAAGGATTTTCCACTAACGGTTACCTGAGTAAGCACATAAGAACACATATGGGCGAGAAGCCATACGCATGTGGaatgtgtgataaatctttcaGCTTAGGTAGTAATTTAGCTCGTCACATGAGAATACATACTGGTGAGAAGCCATTTTCCTGTCCAACATGTGCAAAAGAGTTTTCCTTGAAAGGTAGCCTGAGTAAGCACATAAGAACTCATACGGGGGAGAAGCCATATGCTTGTGGAATGTGTGATAAATGCTTCAGCTGCAGTAGTCATCTGGCTTGTCACATGAGAatacacacaggtgagaagccttacCATTGTCAAGtgtgtgataaatctttcaGCGCTGGTAGTTATTTAGCTCGTCACATGAGAACACATACTGGTGAGAAGCCATTTTCCTGTCCAACATGTGGAAAACAGTTTTCCCATAGAAGTAACCTGATTACGCACACAAGAACTCATACGGGCAACAAGCCATACGCATGTGGaatgtgtgataaatctttcaGCGATGGTAGTTCTTTAGCTGGTCACATGAGAAtgcacacaggtgagaagccattTTCCTGTCCAACTTGTGAAAAAGCGTTTTCCCTGAAAGGTAGCCTGAGTAGGCACATAAGAACTCATACGGGCGAGAAGCCTTATCATTGTAAATTGTGCGATAAATCTTTTACTTCCTCAAATAGTAGGCTTACAcatatgagaactcacacaAGCGAGAAGCCTTATCATTGTAAAGTGTGCAATAAACCTTTCCGCACTGGTAGTAATTTAACTGTTCACATGAGAACGCATACTGGTGAGAAGCCATTTTCCTGTCCAACATGTGGAAAAGAGTTTTCCCATAGAGGTAACCTGATTACACACATAAGAACTCATACGGGGGTGAAGCCATACAATGGTGAAATGTGTTATAAATCTTTCAGCATTGGTAGTCATTTAGCTAGTCACATGAGAACGCACACTAGTGAGAAGCCTTTTTCCTGTCCAACTTGTGC
- the LOC110367908 gene encoding gastrula zinc finger protein XlCGF57.1 isoform X2 — MNVTKEEPEPVQIKEEHGDLWSNEDEEQLVVKQEADTFKVTPLDLKYDTNEPEEKMNQLVNADSPEGEKQHQQDNNQEESGSNTDEELKHKKRREKTKDHSDGSKLKRHKTNKPCEACGKCFTKCRCLTNQIRKNRGEKSLLCVLCGKGFLSQSNLNIHMRAHTGEKPFSCPTCAKGFSTKGYLNIHIRIHTGEKPYTCEMCAKSFSCSNHLSCHMRMHTGEKPFSCPTCAKGFSTNGYLSKHIRTHMGEKPYACGMCDKSFSLGSNLARHMRIHTGEKPFSCPTCAKEFSLKGSLSKHIRTHTGEKPYACGMCDKCFSCSSHLACHMRIHTGEKPYHCQVCDKSFSAGSYLARHMRTHTGEKPFSCPTCGKQFSHRSNLITHTRTHTGNKPYACGMCDKSFSDGSSLAGHMRMHTGEKPFSCPTCEKAFSLKGSLSRHIRTHTGEKPYHCKLCDKSFTSSNSRLTHMRTHTSEKPYHCKVCNKPFRTGSNLTVHMRTHTGEKPFSCPTCGKEFSHRGNLITHIRTHTGVKPYNGEMCYKSFSIGSHLASHMRTHTSEKPFSCPTCAKEFSHKCSLSKHIRTHTGEKPFHCKVCNKSFTSSSSRIQHMRTHR; from the coding sequence ATGAACGTGACaaaggaggaaccagaacctgtaCAGATTAAAGAGGAACATGGGGATCTCTGGAGTAATGAGGATGAGGAGCAGCTTGTAGTGAAGCAGGAGGCTGACACCTTTAAGGTGACTCCTCTGGAtttaaaatatgacacaaatgAACCAGAAGAGAAAATGAACCAACTTGTCAATGCAGACTCCCCTGAAGGTGAGAAGCAACATCAGCAGGATAATAATCAAGAAGAGTCAGGATCAAACACAGATGAAGAGCTAAAGCATAAAAAGAGACGAGAGAAAACCAAAGATCACAGTGATGGTTCAAAACTAAAAAGACATAAGACCAATAAACCTTGTGAAGCATGTGGTAAATGTTTCACCAAGTGTAGATGTTTGACTAATcaaattaggaaaaatagagGAGAGAAATCTTTACTGTGTGTGCTTTGTGGAAAAGGTTTCCTCAGtcaaagtaatttaaatatCCACATGAGAGCCCACACAGGGgagaagcctttctcttgtCCAACTTGTGCAAAAGGGTTTTCCACTAAAGGTTACCTGAACATTCACATAAGAATTCATACAGGTGAAAAGCCGTACACATGTGAAATGTGTGCTAAATCTTTTAGCTGCAGTAATCATCTGTCTTGTCACATGAGAATGCACACAGGGGAGAAGCCTTTCTCCTGTCCCACTTGTGCAAAAGGATTTTCCACTAACGGTTACCTGAGTAAGCACATAAGAACACATATGGGCGAGAAGCCATACGCATGTGGaatgtgtgataaatctttcaGCTTAGGTAGTAATTTAGCTCGTCACATGAGAATACATACTGGTGAGAAGCCATTTTCCTGTCCAACATGTGCAAAAGAGTTTTCCTTGAAAGGTAGCCTGAGTAAGCACATAAGAACTCATACGGGGGAGAAGCCATATGCTTGTGGAATGTGTGATAAATGCTTCAGCTGCAGTAGTCATCTGGCTTGTCACATGAGAatacacacaggtgagaagccttacCATTGTCAAGtgtgtgataaatctttcaGCGCTGGTAGTTATTTAGCTCGTCACATGAGAACACATACTGGTGAGAAGCCATTTTCCTGTCCAACATGTGGAAAACAGTTTTCCCATAGAAGTAACCTGATTACGCACACAAGAACTCATACGGGCAACAAGCCATACGCATGTGGaatgtgtgataaatctttcaGCGATGGTAGTTCTTTAGCTGGTCACATGAGAAtgcacacaggtgagaagccattTTCCTGTCCAACTTGTGAAAAAGCGTTTTCCCTGAAAGGTAGCCTGAGTAGGCACATAAGAACTCATACGGGCGAGAAGCCTTATCATTGTAAATTGTGCGATAAATCTTTTACTTCCTCAAATAGTAGGCTTACAcatatgagaactcacacaAGCGAGAAGCCTTATCATTGTAAAGTGTGCAATAAACCTTTCCGCACTGGTAGTAATTTAACTGTTCACATGAGAACGCATACTGGTGAGAAGCCATTTTCCTGTCCAACATGTGGAAAAGAGTTTTCCCATAGAGGTAACCTGATTACACACATAAGAACTCATACGGGGGTGAAGCCATACAATGGTGAAATGTGTTATAAATCTTTCAGCATTGGTAGTCATTTAGCTAGTCACATGAGAACGCACACTAGTGAGAAGCCTTTTTCCTGTCCAACTTGTGC